DNA sequence from the Archangium lipolyticum genome:
TCGGAGATGGTGGCCATCATCTCCTACCTGCAGCGGCTCGGCCGCGGGCCCCAGGACATCGCGCCCGCTCCGGGTGGACTCGAGACGGCCTCGGCCGGAGGGACTCCCTGATGTGGAAACAATTCTACGAGGGGATGGACCTCGTCCATCTCCCGCTCTTCACCCTGCTTCTCTTCTTCGCTGTGTTCCTCGGCGTGGCCGCCTGGGTGTTCCTCGGGCGGAGGGGCCGGGACTACGACGCGCTGGCCCGGCTGCCGCTGGCCGAGTCGGGCGCGGTGACTTCCGACCCCCGCGGCGCGAGGACCCACCATGAGCTCGAATGACAAATCGGGCGTTCTCCACGTCTACGACGGCATCGAGGAGATGGACAACCACCTGCCCCGGTGGTGGTTGTTCATCCTCTGGGCCACCCTCATCTTCGGCTTCGGCTATTGGTACTACTACCACGTGACGGGCATGGGCCCGGGCTCGCTGGAGGTGTACAAGGCCGAGGCCGCCGAGGCCGCGCGCCTCGCGGCCTCCAACAAGCCCGTGTCCGACGACACGCTGCTCGCGCTGATGCAGGACTCCCAGTCGGTGGACCTGGGCAAGGCGCAGTTCCAGCAGCAGTGCGCCTCCTGCCACGGTCAGAAGGGCGAGGGCCTCATCGGTCCCAACCTCACGGACACCTTCTGGCTGCATGGCGGCAAGCCGGTGGCCATCCACAAGACGGTGTCCGAGGGCGTGGTGACCAAGGGTATGCCCGCCTGGGAACGCACCCTGGGCGCCGAACGCGTGCGCGCCATCGTCGCGTACGTGCTGACGCTCAAGAACACGAACGTGGCTGGCAAGGCTCCCCAGGGCGAGCCAGAGCAGTAGGGGAGGACCTATGCAGCCACGAGCTCCAGGGCAGGACACCGGGCATCTCTCCTCCATCCGGCCGGATGGCTCGCGCGTGGCCATCCATCCCTCGGATGTGCGTGGCCGCTTCGTCACCCGGCGCCGCATCGTCTACGCGGGGCTGATCGCCTTCTATGCCGTGCTGCCCTTCCTCCGGATGGGAGGCCACCCCGCCGTCCACCTGGACGTGGCCGCGCGCCGCTTCTACCTCTTCGGGAGCACCTTCAACGCGCAGGACTTCTGGCTCGTCCTCTTCCTGCTCACCACCGCGGGCTTCTCCCTGCTCTTCGCCACCGCGTGGCTGGGGCGCGTGTGGTGCGGCTGGGCCTGCCCCCAGACGGTGTTCCTCGAGGGCGTGTACCGGCGGCTCGAACGGTGGATCGACGGCCCTCGCGAGCGCCGGTTGAAGATGGCCGCCGGGCCGTGGACGCCGGACCGAGTGCTGCGCGCGGTGACGAAGCATGGCGCCTTCCTGGGTGTGTCGTGGCTGCTGGCTCACGTGGCGCTGGCGCTCTTCGTCTCCGTCGAGGATCTGGAGACCATGGTGAGGGAGGGCCCGGGCGGGCACGGCGTGCCCTTCACCTGGGCCATGGCCGTCACGGGCGCGCTGTACTTCAACTTCGCCTGGTTCCGCGAGCAGATGTGCGTGGTGGTCTGCCCCTACGGGCGCCTGCAGTCGGCCATGCAGGACAGGGACTCGCTCATCGTCGGCTACGACGCCACCCGCGGCGAGCCCCGGGGCCGGCTGATGAAGGCGAGGCTGGCGGCTCCCGATGCCCCCCGTCAGGGCGACTGCGTGGACTGCCGCAAGTGCGTCACCGCCTGCCCCACCGGCATCGACATCCGCAACGGGTTGCAGATGGACTGCATCGCCTGCACGCAGTGCGTGGACGCCTGTGACGAGGTGATGG
Encoded proteins:
- the ccoG gene encoding cytochrome c oxidase accessory protein CcoG, translated to MQPRAPGQDTGHLSSIRPDGSRVAIHPSDVRGRFVTRRRIVYAGLIAFYAVLPFLRMGGHPAVHLDVAARRFYLFGSTFNAQDFWLVLFLLTTAGFSLLFATAWLGRVWCGWACPQTVFLEGVYRRLERWIDGPRERRLKMAAGPWTPDRVLRAVTKHGAFLGVSWLLAHVALALFVSVEDLETMVREGPGGHGVPFTWAMAVTGALYFNFAWFREQMCVVVCPYGRLQSAMQDRDSLIVGYDATRGEPRGRLMKARLAAPDAPRQGDCVDCRKCVTACPTGIDIRNGLQMDCIACTQCVDACDEVMEKLRRPKGLIRYDSLNGLAGQPRRVIRPRLFMYGGLLAISAIALTVSLVGRTPFEANVLRFPGLPYILEGSTVRNQLELHLVNKNPTESTFTVRVDSPVPASVVLPQPQVRLGSLEGQRVPVFLTVERNQRLPFTFHIEVSDQASGQVKRLEARFLGPPSPGR
- a CDS encoding cbb3-type cytochrome c oxidase N-terminal domain-containing protein, which translates into the protein MSSNDKSGVLHVYDGIEEMDNHLPRWWLFILWATLIFGFGYWYYYHVTGMGPGSLEVYKAEAAEAARLAASNKPVSDDTLLALMQDSQSVDLGKAQFQQQCASCHGQKGEGLIGPNLTDTFWLHGGKPVAIHKTVSEGVVTKGMPAWERTLGAERVRAIVAYVLTLKNTNVAGKAPQGEPEQ
- a CDS encoding CcoQ/FixQ family Cbb3-type cytochrome c oxidase assembly chaperone, which gives rise to MWKQFYEGMDLVHLPLFTLLLFFAVFLGVAAWVFLGRRGRDYDALARLPLAESGAVTSDPRGARTHHELE